One genomic window of Monodelphis domestica isolate mMonDom1 chromosome 1, mMonDom1.pri, whole genome shotgun sequence includes the following:
- the GPR75 gene encoding probable G-protein coupled receptor 75 isoform X1, whose product MNLTDCLQIAPNTTLPLSPKDNSTYFQEDLQEIIHTATLVTCTFLLVIIFFMGSYGNVIVFMSFFDPAFRKFRTNFDFMILNLSFCDLFICGVTTPMFTFVLFFSSAASIPDAFCFTFHLTSSGFIIMSLKTVAVIALHRLRMVLGKQPNRTASFPCTMILTLLLWATSFTLAALATLKTSKSRLCLPMSSLITGEGKTILSLYVVDFAFCVVVVSVSYIMIAQALRKNAQVRKCPPVITVDASRPQPFMGGGQPGGGNSIQGSGPALYRNQNYNKPQHVQTHGYTQCSNQLPTPAASRLQLVSAVNLSTAKDSRAVVTCVVIVLSVLLCCLPLGISLVQGVLSGNGSFLFYQFELFGLTLIFFKSGLNPFIYSRNSAGLRRKVLWCFQYIALGFCCCKQKTRLRAIGKGSLEVNRNKSSHHETNSAYMLSPKPQKKFVDQACGPSHSKESVLSPKVSAGHQHYGQSSSTPINTRIEPYYSIYNSSPSQEVSTPNSVQPVNAFGFTKSHIAKHYHTTNDLMQDCDSISAKQIPVPSV is encoded by the coding sequence atGAATTTGACAGACTGCCTTCAGATAGCCCCCAATACTACCTTGCCATTGTCCCCAAAAGACAACAGCACCTATTTCCAAGAGGATCTTCAGGAGATCATCCACACTGCCACCTTGGTGACTTGTACCTTCCTGCTTGTTATCATCTTCTTCATGGGTTCCTATGGCAACGTTATTGTTTTCATGTCCTTCTTTGACCCAGCCTTCAGGAAGTTCAGGACCAACTTTGATTTCATGATCCTCAACTTGTCCTTTTGTGACCTCTTTATCTGTGGAGTGACAACCCCCATGTTCACTTTTGTGCTCTTCTTTAGCTCAGCTGCCAGCATCCCTGATGCTTTTTGTTTTACCTTTCACCTCACAAGTTCTGGCTTCATCATCATGTCCCTCAAAACGGTGGCAGTGATTGCCCTTCACCGGCTCCGAATGGTGTTGGGGAAGCAACCCAACCGAACTGCCTCCTTCCCATGTACAATGATCCTTACCTTACTTCTCTGGGCTACTAGCTTCACACTGGCTGCTCTGGCTACGCTGAAAACTAGCAAGTCCCGCCTCTGCCTCCCCATGTCCAGTCTGATTACTGGAGAAGGCAAAACGATCCTTTCGCTGTATGTGGTTGACTTCGCCTTTTGTGTGGTGGTGGTCTCTGTCTCCTACATCATGATTGCACAGGCCCTGAGGAAAAATGCTCAGGTAAGAAAATGCCCTCCAGTGATCACAGTGGATGCTTCCCGGCCTCAGCCTTTCATGGGAGGGGGGCAGCCAGGGGGCGGCAATAGCATCCAGGGTTCTGGACCGGCTTTATATAGGAACCAGAACTATAACAAGCCGCAGCATGTACAAACTCACGGATACACCCAGTGCTCCAACCAGCTACCAACTCCTGCAGCCAGTCGGCTCCAGCTGGTCTCTGCTGTCAATCTATCCACTGCGAAGGATTCACGAGCAGTGGTCACATGTGTGGTCATTGTGCTCTCCGTGTTGCTTTGCTGCCTTCCCCTGGGTATCTCCCTGGTGCAGGGAGTTCTGTCAGGCAACGGGAGCTTTCTCTTTTACCAGTTTGAACTCTTTGGATTGACTCTCATATTTTTCAAATCAGGATTAAACCCTTTTATATATTCTCGGAACAGTGCAGGCTTGAGGAGAAAAGTCCTTTGGTGCTTCCAGTATATCGCCCTGGGCTTTTGTTGCTGCAAGCAGAAGACCCGGCTTAGAGCAATAGGCAAAGGGAGCCTGGAAGTTAATAGGAATAAATCCTCACATCATGAAACTAACTCAGCCTACATGTTGTCTCCAAAACCCCAGAAAAAGTTTGTGGACCAAGCTTGTGGTCCGAGTCATTCAAAAGAAAGTGTTCTAAGCCCCAAAGTCTCAGCCGGCCATCAGCACTATGGTCAGAGCAGCTCAACTCCCATCAATACTCGAATTGAACCCTATTACAGCATTTACAACAGTAGCCCATCCCAGGAGGTGAGCACCCCAAATAGTGTACAGCCAGTGAACGCTTTTGGATTTACTAAATCGCATATCGCTAAGCACTATCACACCACTAACGATTTAATGCAAGACTGTGACAGCATTTCTGCCAAGCAAATTCCAGTCCCCTCAGTTTGA